A single genomic interval of Equus quagga isolate Etosha38 chromosome 19, UCLA_HA_Equagga_1.0, whole genome shotgun sequence harbors:
- the APOL5 gene encoding apolipoprotein L5 codes for MALSIFVPIKVLASLGNLSQNRKNNHVIWTVPRDEADVLYRLLSEELMRREQVSVPDGNPSEEEKMFLLCFPLWKYKLEKTIKELNSIADQVDAAHKMLTKTPLVASSSGAVSAAVSLLGLALAPVTVGGSLMLSALGHGLGAAAVMTNILTSVLENRSNSAARDRARRLVSLPATGENEALGGINLSEVRAADLPIKQSAGVINIRELQAYRTAKAKANSGFMATVKNFAATGCVPFWRARGVKRAVEGPALAMTRGARLMAVAGAGFFLMQEVNSLLQNWRHLEAGARAEMAEQLRPWAKELEQWLGQLTRRYELIILRRGSEEPSLNQKVGRGWA; via the exons ATGGCCCTGAGCATCTTTGTGCCCATC AAGGTTCTAGCCTCGCTGGGGAACCTGTCCCAGAATCGGAAAAATAATCACGTGATATGGACTGTCCCCAGGGATGAGGCCGATGTGCTGTACAGGCTCCTGTCTGAAGAGCTGATGCGACGTGAACAAGTGTCCGTGCCAGATGGAAATCcatcagaggaggaaaaaatgtttctcttatGTTTTCCCTTATGGAAGTACAAGCTGGAAAAGACTATCAAAGAACTGAACAGCATTGCAGACCAGGTTGATGCAGCCCACAAGATGCTCACCAAGACCCCCCTGGTGGCTAGCTCCTCAGGTGCTGTCTCTGCGGCCGTGAGCCTCCTGGGTTTGGCCCTGGCACCTGTGACAGTAGGAGGGAGTCTGATGCTCTCAGCACTTGGGCACGGCCTTGGGGCAGCAGCTGTCATGACCAACATTTTGACAAGTGTCttagaaaatagaagcaattcGGCAGCTCGAGACAGAGCCAGGAGACTGGTGTCTCTTCCAGCGACAGGGGAGAATGAAGCTTTGGGAGGAATAAACCTGTCCGAAGTCAGAGCTGCGGACTTGCCTATTAAGCAATCTGCTGGAGTTATCAACATCAGGGAACTTCAGGCCTACCGGACGGCCAAAGCCAAAGCCAACTCTGGTTTCATGGCTACGGTCAAGAATTTCGCAGCCACAGGCTGTGTCCCCTTCTGGAGGGCCAGAGGGGTGAAGAGAGCCGTTGAGGGCCCAGCTCTGGCCATGACCAGGGGCGCCCGGCTGATGGCTGTTGCTGGGGCTGGCTTCTTTCTTATGCAAGAGGTGAACAGCCTCCTGCAGAACTGGAGGCACCTGGAGGCGGGGGCGAGGGCGGAGATGGCGGAGCAGCTGAGACCGTGGGCCAAGGAGCTGGAGCAGTGGCTGGGCCAGCTCACCCGGCGCTACGAGCTGATCATCCTGAGGCGGGGCTCCGAGGAGCCGTCACTGAACCAGAAGGTAGGAAGGGGGTGGGCGTAA